In Tachypleus tridentatus isolate NWPU-2018 chromosome 7, ASM421037v1, whole genome shotgun sequence, a genomic segment contains:
- the LOC143254929 gene encoding uncharacterized protein LOC143254929, which yields MKRFRTSLFLTILATLIPTSSSKPPNHIARCEYEYVFKVELCLLVRSRYRTVKTFGAYPLKVDFLGALPVFPQIQISGIESLYPSKGKTLNLYRKPCEDATGKAGVCMFKWDCTIRNGVLLSTCTSGFLYLSCCKLPSKERIGVDKDQDAKPAPSPPPKSVLELSPDGSTKPLIPMITTPSLTTTEKDLHNGISFGVSFNMINIMKPKPTSTAQRLTNNSFPTRTSLISLSASDKTTDLTTSPTPESLFVKSSTIVDVTENMTVLTVNNSIVNRETDTSRIDKNLTKAMLNSNSTTSLHFTTPEFKTHAGYFSSTDVAENDINELVLDTTERLIDPTSTSFETYFNSNHVNKTITAAISTVPNENTTYLIITAPEVTPNLPILPLTHRNPISGTKVVFPQLEVNDISNEINTKPSSEHEFYQTMSTTFSSNIRVTTETSSNSLFFHPNDPVRSVKTTTEEVNVGKEPITEAISELETGNSVLENVFSGSNNTHSDYSPSLAALNLDDESTTYTITASVLDNSDSVSPTSNDEHITITSLYTTEDDNSQAIKITESSQVTSLSNSTLFNVLDATSTSVIASENGIDKVNNNLSVTSENLIGSTSISVLSGLEPSVLDSFTNNKNFSTTMTMVVSPLTTNVTDATSLLANVVTPTITENPLTVTKFITTANVPTPTRHKWDYKKDCGVRSLRPYGRIVGGRNAYFGEWPWQVLVKEATWLGLFLKNKCGGVLVNSKYVLTAGHCQPRFLASLLVVLGEHNFSEDNKSLKPVVKNVKRTIVHRNFNLQSFENDLALLELESPVQFQPHIAPICLPEIGENFTGRTAFVSGWGKLSEDGPVPRVLQYVKVPILSNSKCQQMFLDAGHVKEIRDDFLCAGYETGGKDSCEGDSGGPLMLQRDDGRWVLVGTVSHGIHCAEPNLPGVYMRTKAYKSWIESIINT from the exons ATGAAGCGCTTTCGAACAAGTTTGTTCCTGACTATCCTGGCGACTCTAATACCCACGAGTTCGTCAAAACCACCCAATCATATAGCTCGATGTGAGTATGAATACGTTTTCAAAGTTGAGTTATGTTTACTGGTAAG ATCCAGGTACAGGACAgttaaaactttcggcgcctatCCTttgaaagtggattttctcggAGCACTCCCCGTTTTCCCCCAAatccaaatctcaggcattgAATCTTTATATCCCAGCAAAG gGAAAACACTGAATCTTTACCGAAAGCCTTGTGAGGACGCCACCGGTAAAGCAGGAGTGTGTATGTTCAAATGGGACTGTACCATCAGAAATGGCGTGTTGCTATCAACCTGTACCAGTGGCTTTCTCTACCTTAGTTGCTGTAAACTGCCCTCAAAAGAACGAATAGGAGTTGACAAGGATCAAGATGCAAAACCTGCTCCATCGCCGCCTCCCAAAAGTGTTTTAGAATTGTCACCAGATGGCAGCACGAAACCGCTCATACCTATGATCACGACCCCCTCCCTCACGACGACAGAGAAAGATTTACACAATGGTATTTCCTTTGGTGTTTcttttaatatgataaatattatgaaaCCAAAACCTACCAGTACAGCCCAACGTTTAACAAATAATTCGTTCCCTACACGTACATCTTTGATTTCTCTGAGTGCTAGTGATAAAACCACGGATCTCACTACATCACCAACACCCGAATCTCTGTTTGTCAAATCATCAACAATTGTGGATGTAACTGAAAACATGACAGTTTTAACAGTTAATAACAGTATTGTTAATAGAGAAACTGACACGTCAAGAATTGATAAGAATCTCACTAAAGCCATGTTAAATTCTAACTCTACCACCTCACTACATTTTACCACGCCAGAGTTCAAGACACACGCTGGATATTTCAGTAGCACTGATGTAGCTGAAAATGACATTAATGAGCTAGTGCTCGACACAACTGAAAGACTTATTGATCCTACTAGTACGAGCTTCGAAACTTATTTCAACTCCAATCatgttaataaaactataactgCCGCCATCTCCACAGTCCCTAATGAGAACACAACGTATCTCATAATAACAGCCCCAGAAGTAACCCCAAATCTTCCAATCCTGCCTCTCACTCATCGTAATCCAATTTCAGGGACTAAAGTCGTTTTTCCTCAGCTAGAGGTGAATGACATCTCAAACGAAATTAACACCAAGCCAAGTTCTGAACATGAGTTCTACCAGACGATGTCCACCACGTTTAGCTCCAATATAAGAGTAACGACAGAAACATCATCAAATTCTCTCTTCTTTCATCCAAATGATCCCGTTCGATCTGTTAAGACCACAACTGAGGAAGTAAACGTAGGAAAAGAGCCCATTACGGAAGCTATTTCAGAATTAGAAACTGGAAACTCTGTATTGGAGAATGTTTTTTCGGGTTCTAATAACACTCACAGTGATTACTCACCTTCTCTTGCAGCTCTAAATCTAGATGATGAATCTACTACTTACACCATTACGGCATCGGTTTTGGATAACTCGGACTCTGTCTCACCAACTTCTAACGATGAACACATTACTATTACGTCACTTTATACCACGGAAGATGATAATTCTCAAgcaataaaaattacagaatCTTCCCAAGTGACGTCACTATCTAACTCCACACTATTTAACGTGTTAGATGCCACATCTACATCTGTCATTGCATCAGAAAACGGTATTGACAAAGTTAACAACAATCTGTCAGTAACTAGTGAAAATCTCATTGGAAGCACTAGTATTTCAGTGCTTAGTGGTCTTGAGCCTTCAGTCCTTGACTCATTCACAAACAACAAGAATTTTTCAACTACCATGACAATGGTCGTTAGTCCTTTAACAACTAATGTGACAGACGCAACATCGCTCTTAGCGAATGTTGTCACACCAACAATAACAGAGAATCCCCTTACCGTAACCAAGTTTATAACAACAGCGAATGTCCCAACGCCAACCAGGCACAAATGGGATTACAAAAAAG ACTGCGGAGTTCGGTCATTGAGACCCTACGGTAGGATTGTTGGTGGCCGCAACGCTTACTTCGGCGAATGGCCCTGGCAA GTTCTGGTGAAGGAAGCAACATGGCTAGGACTATTTTTGAAGAACAAATGTGGAGGGGTACTTGTGAATTCCAAATACGTCCTAACAGCAGGTCACTGCCAACCGAG GTTTTTGGCTTCCCTGTTGGTTGTACTGGGAGAACACAATTTCAGCGAGGATAACAAGTCTTTAAAGCCTGTGGTCAAAAATGTTAAGAGGACAATTGTCCACAGAAACTTTAACCTCCAGTCCTTTGAAAATGATTTGGCGTTGTTGGAGTTGGAAAGTCCTGTTCAATTTCAACCCCACATTGCTCCAATTTGTCTCCCAGAGATTGGAGAAAACTTTACAGGTAGAACAGCATTCGTCTCTGGTTGGGGGAAGCTTTCTGAAG ATGGTCCTGTGCCCCGTGTTTTGCAGTACGTGAAAGTTCCAATACTTAGTAATAGCAAGTGCCAGCAAATGTTTCTCGATGCAGGCCACGTCAAAGAAATTAGGGATGACTTTCTTTGTGCAGGCTACGAGACTGGAGGAAAGGATTCTTGTGAA GGCGATTCTGGAGGACCGTTGATGTTACAGAGAGATGATGGACGGTGGGTTCTGGTTGGAACAGTTTCCCACGGTATTCATTGTGCAGAACCCAATCTGCCTGGTGTTTACATGAGAACAAAGGCCTACAAATCATGGATCGAAAGCATAATCAACACTTAA